One segment of Triticum aestivum cultivar Chinese Spring chromosome 2A, IWGSC CS RefSeq v2.1, whole genome shotgun sequence DNA contains the following:
- the LOC123185729 gene encoding GEM-like protein 4 — MKSSSGGHVVGVPVTSKAYGIEEKAPSARDGQSFRKADGDHLAVSLTNPSPYTSFGYKHSSKGQVVHWVSKLSRRAQGFREHVTLGPKISETVKGKLSLGAKILQAGGIERVFRKAFTAEKGERLVKALQCYLYTTGGPIAGMLFVSTKRIAFRSDRPVTVTSPRGDVARVSYKVVVPLKRIDKVRPSENVDRPEEKYIHVATVDGFEFWFMGFVSYQRSCKYMQQVIGGVAELQ, encoded by the exons ATGAAGTCCAGCAGCGGCGGCCATGTCGTGGGAGTCCCGGTGACCTCCAAGGCGTATGGGATTGAGGAGAAGGCGCCGTCGGCCAGGGACGGCCAGTCGTTCAGGAAGGCCGACGGCGATCACCTTGCTGTCTCCTTGACGAATCCTAGCCCCTACACGTCTTTCGGCTACAAGCACA GCAGCAAGGGTCAGGTTGTCCACTGGGTGAGCAAGCTGAGCAGAAGGGCGCAAGGCTTCCGTGAGCATG TGACGCTGGGTCCCAAGATATCGGAGACCGTGAAGGGGAAGCTGAGCCTGGGGGCCAAGATCCTGCAGGCCGGCGGGATCGAGCGCGTGTTCCGGAAGGCCTTCACGGCCGAGAAGGGCGAGCGGCTGGTGAAGGCGCTGCAGTGCTACCTCTACACCACCGGCGGCCCCATCGCCGGCATGCTCTTCGTCTCCACCAAGCGGATCGCCTTCCGCAGCGACCGGCCCGTCACCGTCACCTCCCCCAGGGGCGACGTGGCGCGCGTCTCCTACAAGGTGGTCGTCCCGCTCAAGCGGATCGACAAGGTGCGGCCCAGCGAGAACGTCGACCGGCCGGAGGAGAAGTACATCCACGTCGCCACCGTCGACGGCTTCGAGTTCTGGTTCATGGGCTTCGTCAGCTACCAGAGGTCCTGCAAGTACATGCAGCAGGTCATCGGCGGCGTCGCGGAGCTGCAATGA
- the LOC123185728 gene encoding putative GEM-like protein 8, with product MEKAGHQHVIGIPVSSTAIGIEEPEFTSDGATYVDGDAKYSTSARTGGKSGRAGDKFARGIREHVTLGPKLYETVRGKLSLGARILQAGGVENVFRRWFSVEKKEKLVNASQCYLSTTAGPIAGMLFVSTERVAFRSDRSLALTSPKGDTVRVPYKVAVPLRRVKAARRSENQHRPEQKYVQLVTDDGFEFWFMGFVSYQASLQHLEQAIAESHL from the exons ATGGAGAAGGCAGGACATCAGCATGTGATCGGCATCCCAGTGAGCAGCACTGCTATCGGCATCGAGGAGCCCGAGTTCACCAGCGATGGAGCTACCTATGTCGACGGCGATGCCAAGTATTCGACGAGCGCGCGTACCGGCGGCAAATCAGGCAGGGCAGGGGACAAGTTCGCTCGAGGAATCAGAGAACATG TGACTCTCGGCCCAAAACTGTACGAGACCGTGAGGGGCAAGCTCTCGCTGGGCGCGAGAATCCTCCAGGCCGGCGGCGTGGAGAACGTCTTCCGGCGGTGGTTCTCCGTGGAGAAGAAAGAAAAGCTCGTCAACGCCTCGCAGTGCTACCTGTCGACCACCGCCGGCCCGATCGCCGGGATGCTCTTCGTATCCACGGAGAGGGTGGCCTTCCGCAGCGACCGGTCGCTGGCGCTGACGTCGCCCAAGGGCGACACGGTGCGGGTGCCGTACAAGGTGGCCGTCCCGCTGCGGAGGGTGAAGGCGGCCAGGCGGAGCGAGAACCAGCACCGGCCGGAGCAGAAGTACGTCCAGCTGGTCACCGACGACGGCTTCGAGTTCTGGTTCATGGGCTTCGTCAGCTACCAGGCGTCCCTGCAGCACCTCGAGCAGGCCATCGCGGAGTCGCACCTCTGA